Proteins from a genomic interval of Ictalurus furcatus strain D&B chromosome 2, Billie_1.0, whole genome shotgun sequence:
- the LOC128617417 gene encoding histone H2B-like has protein sequence MPDPAKATPKKGSKKAVTKTAGKGGKKHRKSRKESYAIYVYKVLKQRSTVTFREIQTTIHLLLPGELSKHTASEGTKAVTKYTSSK, from the exons ATGCCCGATCCAGCCAAGGCCACGCCCAAGAAGGGATCTAAGAAAGCTGTGACCAAGACAGCCGGCAAAGGAGGCAAGAAGCACAGAAAGTCCAGGAAGGAGAGCTACGCCATCTACGTGTACAAGGTCCTGAAGCAG CGCTCCACCGTCACCTTCAGGGAGATCCAGACCACCATACACCTGTTGCTTCCTGGCGAGCTGTCCAAGCACACTGCATCCGAGGGCACAAAGGCCGTCACCAAGTACACCAGCTCCAAGTAA